In Methylobacterium aquaticum, the following are encoded in one genomic region:
- a CDS encoding methyl-accepting chemotaxis protein gives MSIRARVFGGFGLILLLTVAVAAIGWHSLTGFARRVDTANAAQMLAGEIGELALATDRALKSDDARRDEALTAAIGRVRASAGAFSGRLADDPQAAAAASGIAGALDGFETAVKALSGQKAAARALQSRHAALITDLQTTVTGIGAAQERQLAEAGKALDKALADQKTATNTAVVVAFAIRSALEMQVLQAGYLAGDDEDGKLEWQSKVNSVAVLLRRLGAMTSVETVEPALTALNAYGAKIDEPVAAGGKAALRDELAPVFGSLIVGLRQVEQAQNNAQTAAQVTLRQQQDKVAAATGLLVASGKAIASAKEAERLEQRLILTRDADAAPTLDATAAALIEQGETILYGDIDAATQGVLRGLNAKVREFKDSIPDIVKANEAQATIFADLDRRSAELVSAAQGIGASELAQLGAERDRAQWLLAGGVALACAIGAALALLIGRGITRPIDRLSGAMRRLAGGDLATEVPAQGRRDEIGAMAGTVRVFREALIAKAEADRAAGAEAAAKAERAARLDAVTRSFEANVVAMTGTLAEAAAGMEATARTMTQAAETTNGRSAEVAGAAEQTLANVQMVAAASEELSVSIGGIAAQVAQSSDIARDAVDQARRTDETVQRLVQSADQIGDIVNLISSIAGQTNLLALNATIEAARAGEAGRGFAVVAAEVKDLASQTSRATAEIAQQIGHIQETTGGVVQAIRDISGVIERMSEIAEGVAGAVDQQGSATQEIARNVQHAAQGTQAVTTGIVAVQREAGSTGAAAAEVLGAADRLGRYAGELEREVAVFLEGVKAA, from the coding sequence ATGTCCATCAGGGCGCGCGTATTCGGGGGGTTCGGGCTGATCCTCCTGCTGACGGTCGCGGTAGCGGCGATCGGATGGCACAGCCTGACGGGTTTCGCCCGGCGGGTCGACACGGCCAACGCGGCGCAGATGCTGGCGGGCGAGATCGGGGAACTGGCACTCGCCACCGACCGCGCCCTGAAGAGCGACGATGCGCGCCGGGACGAGGCGCTGACGGCGGCGATCGGCCGGGTGCGGGCCAGTGCCGGCGCCTTCTCGGGCCGCCTCGCCGACGACCCGCAGGCGGCGGCCGCGGCTTCCGGCATCGCGGGCGCCCTCGACGGGTTCGAGACCGCCGTGAAGGCCCTCAGTGGCCAGAAGGCGGCGGCGCGGGCGCTCCAGAGCCGCCACGCCGCCCTGATCACCGATTTGCAGACCACCGTGACCGGCATCGGCGCGGCGCAGGAGCGCCAGCTCGCCGAGGCCGGCAAGGCCCTCGACAAGGCGCTGGCCGACCAGAAGACCGCCACCAACACCGCCGTCGTCGTCGCCTTCGCGATCCGCTCGGCCCTCGAGATGCAGGTGCTGCAGGCCGGCTATCTCGCGGGTGACGACGAGGACGGCAAGCTTGAGTGGCAGTCGAAGGTCAATTCCGTCGCCGTGCTGCTGCGCCGCCTGGGCGCGATGACCTCGGTCGAGACCGTCGAGCCGGCGCTCACGGCCCTCAATGCCTACGGCGCCAAGATCGACGAGCCGGTCGCGGCCGGCGGCAAGGCGGCGCTCCGGGACGAGCTCGCGCCGGTCTTCGGCAGCCTGATCGTCGGCCTGCGCCAGGTCGAGCAGGCGCAGAACAACGCCCAGACCGCCGCCCAGGTGACCTTGCGCCAGCAGCAGGACAAGGTCGCCGCGGCCACCGGCCTGCTCGTCGCCAGCGGCAAGGCGATCGCGAGCGCCAAGGAGGCCGAGAGGCTGGAGCAGCGCCTGATCCTGACGCGCGATGCCGACGCCGCCCCGACCCTCGACGCCACCGCCGCCGCGCTGATCGAGCAGGGCGAGACGATCCTCTACGGCGACATCGACGCCGCCACGCAAGGCGTGCTGCGCGGCCTGAACGCCAAGGTGCGCGAGTTCAAGGACAGCATTCCGGACATCGTGAAGGCCAACGAGGCTCAGGCGACGATCTTCGCCGATCTCGACCGGCGCTCGGCCGAGCTGGTCTCGGCGGCGCAGGGCATCGGCGCGAGCGAGCTCGCCCAGCTCGGCGCCGAGCGCGACCGGGCGCAGTGGCTGCTCGCCGGCGGCGTGGCGCTCGCCTGCGCCATCGGGGCGGCGCTCGCCCTGCTGATCGGGCGCGGCATCACCCGGCCGATCGACCGGCTCTCGGGCGCCATGCGGCGGCTCGCCGGCGGCGACCTCGCCACCGAGGTCCCGGCGCAAGGCCGCCGCGACGAGATCGGCGCCATGGCGGGCACCGTGCGGGTGTTCCGCGAGGCGCTCATCGCCAAGGCCGAGGCCGATCGGGCCGCCGGGGCGGAAGCCGCCGCCAAGGCCGAGCGCGCCGCGCGCCTCGACGCCGTGACCCGCAGCTTCGAGGCCAACGTGGTGGCGATGACCGGGACGTTGGCCGAGGCCGCCGCCGGCATGGAGGCGACCGCCCGCACCATGACCCAGGCCGCCGAGACCACCAACGGCCGCTCGGCCGAGGTGGCGGGCGCCGCCGAGCAGACGCTCGCCAACGTCCAGATGGTGGCGGCGGCGAGCGAGGAGCTGTCGGTCTCGATCGGCGGCATCGCCGCCCAGGTGGCCCAGTCCTCGGACATCGCCCGCGACGCGGTCGACCAGGCGCGGCGCACCGACGAGACGGTGCAGCGCCTGGTGCAATCCGCCGACCAGATCGGCGACATCGTCAACCTGATCTCGTCGATCGCCGGGCAGACCAACCTGCTCGCCCTCAACGCAACCATCGAGGCGGCCCGGGCCGGCGAGGCGGGCCGGGGCTTCGCGGTCGTCGCGGCGGAGGTCAAGGACCTGGCGAGCCAGACCAGCCGCGCCACCGCCGAGATCGCCCAGCAGATCGGCCACATCCAGGAGACCACCGGCGGCGTCGTGCAGGCGATCCGGGACATCTCGGGGGTGATCGAGCGGATGTCGGAGATCGCCGAGGGTGTCGCCGGCGCGGTCGACCAGCAGGGTTCGGCGACCCAGGAGATCGCCCGCAACGTCCAGCATGCCGCGCAGGGCACGCAGGCCGTGACGACCGGCATCGTGGCGGTGCAGCGCGAGGCCGGCAGCACGGGGGCGGCGGCTGCCGAGGTGCTCGGGGCGGCGGATCGGCTCGGGCGCTATGCTGGCGAATTGGAGCGCGAGGTGGCGGTGTTCCTCGAGGGGGTGAAGGCGGCCTGA
- a CDS encoding alpha/beta hydrolase family protein: protein MLLRLALCAVLVFGAGPAGSAARAVEPVQEPRSGEPSVPWFPAPLQRRDAMLPDDPARPVELDVVLTTPLGPGPFPVVVWNHGSAEVASRPRMRGETDTVATYYFLSRGYAVAAPLMRGYGRSGGKTLGTPCTLGALAEHGADNAADILAILDGLARDPALDTRRAIVAGASFGGFNALATGAWGDPRIRAVVDFHGGLRSTGCHNWERLLIDTMRRFGARSRVPALWIYGDNDRFFPAATWRAMRAAYAARRCPTDIIPMAASGTIRTGSSRFPRACRSSRPASTRSWPAAACRRP, encoded by the coding sequence ATGCTGCTGCGCCTCGCCCTCTGCGCTGTCCTCGTGTTCGGCGCCGGTCCGGCGGGGAGTGCCGCGCGGGCGGTGGAACCGGTGCAGGAACCCCGATCAGGGGAGCCCAGCGTGCCGTGGTTTCCGGCCCCGCTCCAGCGGCGCGACGCGATGCTGCCCGACGATCCGGCGCGGCCGGTCGAACTCGACGTCGTGCTGACCACTCCGCTGGGCCCGGGCCCGTTTCCCGTCGTCGTCTGGAATCACGGTTCCGCCGAGGTCGCGTCCCGTCCCCGCATGCGGGGCGAGACCGACACCGTGGCGACCTACTACTTCCTCTCACGCGGCTATGCCGTGGCGGCGCCATTGATGCGCGGCTACGGTCGCTCGGGAGGCAAGACCTTGGGGACGCCCTGCACGCTCGGCGCGCTCGCCGAGCACGGAGCCGACAACGCCGCCGACATCCTGGCGATCCTCGACGGCCTCGCCCGCGATCCCGCCCTCGATACGCGTCGCGCCATCGTGGCGGGCGCGAGCTTCGGCGGCTTCAACGCCCTCGCTACCGGTGCCTGGGGCGATCCGCGCATTCGGGCAGTGGTCGATTTCCACGGCGGCCTGAGATCGACGGGATGCCACAACTGGGAACGGCTGCTGATCGACACCATGCGCCGCTTCGGCGCCCGGAGCCGCGTGCCCGCACTCTGGATCTACGGCGACAACGACCGGTTCTTCCCGGCAGCGACGTGGCGGGCGATGCGGGCCGCCTACGCGGCCCGCCGGTGCCCGACCGACATCATCCCTATGGCCGCTTCCGGGACGATTCGCACCGGCTCCTCGCGTTTTCCGAGAGCCTGCCGCTCTTCGCGCCCCGCCTCGACGCGTTCCTGGCCGGCCGCGGCCTGCCGACGGCCGTGA
- a CDS encoding 2-keto-4-pentenoate hydratase, protein MSLQDTSDLLWRHWREGRLLAALPPDLAPADRDEAYRIQALLEPRSASALYGWKIAATSVAGQRHIGADGPLAGRLLAEQVLSAEDVVPLAGNQMRVAEPEVAFRMGADLPPRPEPYTVEEVMAAVADAHPAIEFPDSRLEAFERAGEAALIADNACAHLFVLGPPAPEGWRALDLAAMPTRITAEGREPHQGRGGNALDDPRLALTWLANALSGQGITLRKGEVVTTGTTTVPLPVEPGDVVRAELGGLGALTVRVA, encoded by the coding sequence GTGAGCCTCCAGGACACGTCCGACCTGCTCTGGCGCCACTGGCGCGAAGGGCGCCTGCTCGCCGCCCTGCCGCCGGACCTCGCGCCCGCCGACCGCGACGAGGCTTACCGGATCCAGGCGCTGCTGGAGCCGCGCAGCGCCTCAGCCCTCTACGGCTGGAAGATCGCCGCGACGAGCGTCGCCGGCCAGCGCCATATCGGCGCCGACGGGCCGCTCGCCGGGCGGCTGCTCGCCGAGCAGGTCCTGTCGGCGGAGGATGTCGTGCCGCTCGCCGGCAACCAGATGCGGGTGGCCGAGCCCGAGGTGGCGTTCCGGATGGGCGCCGACCTGCCGCCGCGCCCCGAGCCCTACACGGTCGAGGAGGTAATGGCGGCGGTGGCCGACGCGCATCCGGCGATCGAGTTCCCGGATTCGCGGCTCGAGGCCTTCGAGAGGGCAGGGGAGGCGGCGCTCATCGCCGACAATGCCTGCGCCCACCTCTTCGTCCTCGGCCCCCCGGCGCCGGAGGGCTGGCGTGCCCTCGATCTCGCCGCGATGCCGACCCGGATCACGGCCGAGGGGCGCGAGCCGCACCAGGGCCGCGGCGGCAACGCCCTCGACGACCCGCGGCTCGCGCTCACCTGGCTCGCCAACGCCCTGTCGGGGCAGGGGATCACCCTGCGCAAGGGCGAGGTCGTCACCACCGGCACCACCACGGTGCCGCTGCCAGTCGAGCCGGGGGATGTGGTGCGGGCGGAGTTGGGAGGCCTCGGCGCGCTGACGGTGCGGGTCGCGTAG
- a CDS encoding SDR family NAD(P)-dependent oxidoreductase, translating into MAEGGSAPGSRRLEGKVALLFGAGSAGPGWGNGKAAAVTFARHGARVVCVDVRREAADETVEIIRREDGAATAASCDATDSGAVAALVAEVMAAQGRIDVLHNNVGYAQMGGPVELSEADWHRALDLNLTTCFLTCKHVLPHMLAQRAGSIINISSAAAIRYTGYPYAAYYAAKAAVNNFTLGLALQYARDGIRANAIMPGLMNTPLIHQQISGQYQDPDEMVRARDAACPMGRMGTAWDVANAALFLASDEAAYITGVALPVDGGLTGRIA; encoded by the coding sequence ATGGCGGAGGGCGGGAGCGCCCCGGGCTCGCGGCGGCTCGAGGGCAAGGTGGCGCTGCTGTTCGGCGCCGGCTCGGCGGGACCGGGCTGGGGCAACGGCAAGGCTGCGGCGGTGACCTTCGCGCGCCACGGCGCCCGGGTGGTCTGCGTCGATGTCCGGCGCGAGGCGGCGGACGAGACCGTCGAGATCATCCGCCGAGAGGACGGCGCCGCCACGGCGGCCTCCTGCGACGCCACCGATTCGGGCGCGGTGGCCGCCCTCGTCGCCGAGGTGATGGCCGCGCAAGGCCGCATCGACGTGCTGCACAACAATGTCGGCTACGCGCAGATGGGCGGTCCGGTCGAGCTGAGCGAGGCGGACTGGCACCGCGCCCTCGACCTCAACCTCACCACCTGCTTCCTCACCTGCAAGCACGTGCTGCCGCACATGCTGGCGCAGCGCGCGGGCAGCATCATCAACATCTCGTCGGCGGCGGCGATCCGCTATACCGGCTATCCTTACGCCGCCTACTACGCCGCCAAGGCCGCGGTGAATAACTTCACCTTGGGCCTGGCGCTGCAATACGCCCGTGACGGCATCCGGGCGAACGCGATCATGCCCGGGCTGATGAACACGCCGCTGATCCACCAGCAGATTTCCGGCCAGTACCAGGACCCGGACGAGATGGTGCGGGCCCGCGACGCCGCCTGCCCGATGGGCCGGATGGGCACCGCCTGGGACGTCGCCAACGCCGCCCTGTTCCTGGCCTCCGACGAGGCCGCCTACATCACCGGCGTGGCGCTCCCCGTCGATGGCGGCCTGACCGGGAGGATCGCGTGA
- a CDS encoding RraA family protein — translation MPTRIIAETPPRLSADLIARFAAVPVAVLVDLLEGRTQVDPAIRPLRRIAGGPTLLGSAVTAVCDPKDYGAVHHAIAVAQAGDVVVIDGGGRSDVAMIGDLLSTAARRKGIVGLVADSAVRDTGILGGWDDFAVFTRHVTARGPASKDGGTVDAPATIGGATIHPRDLILGDDDGVVVIPREAAEELIAKAEERAQAEIGWEKRLSAGETTLAVFGVPDAVRG, via the coding sequence ATGCCGACCCGCATCATCGCCGAGACCCCGCCCCGCCTGTCCGCCGACCTGATCGCGCGCTTTGCCGCCGTGCCGGTGGCGGTTTTGGTCGATCTCCTGGAGGGCCGCACCCAGGTCGATCCGGCGATCCGGCCGCTGCGGCGCATCGCCGGGGGCCCGACGCTTCTGGGCAGCGCCGTCACCGCCGTTTGCGACCCGAAGGATTACGGCGCCGTGCATCACGCGATCGCGGTGGCGCAGGCCGGCGACGTGGTGGTGATCGATGGCGGCGGGCGCAGCGACGTCGCGATGATCGGCGACCTGCTCTCGACGGCGGCGCGGCGCAAGGGCATCGTCGGCCTCGTCGCCGACAGCGCGGTGCGCGACACCGGCATCCTCGGCGGCTGGGACGATTTCGCGGTGTTCACCCGCCACGTCACCGCCCGCGGCCCGGCCTCGAAGGACGGCGGCACCGTCGACGCCCCGGCGACGATCGGCGGCGCGACGATCCACCCCCGCGACCTGATCCTCGGCGACGACGACGGCGTCGTGGTGATCCCGCGCGAGGCCGCCGAAGAGCTGATCGCCAAGGCCGAGGAGCGGGCGCAGGCCGAGATCGGCTGGGAGAAGCGGCTCTCGGCCGGGGAGACGACGCTCGCGGTGTTCGGGGTGCCGGACGCGGTCAGGGGCTAA
- a CDS encoding flavin reductase family protein: protein MDLRFDDLPSRDRYRLLTALVTPRPIALVTTRSGAGTDNAAPISFFQVLAEEPPIVALSFNLRSDGTLKDTARAIADTGEFVVNLVDEGLVTAMNICAAEFPPGESEIPAAGLTLLPCTGVAPGRIAEAPASLGCRTHTVLDLSPERRIVLGQVVSLHARDDLFTPDGRHLREGAFLPVGRLYGDLYARTGDRFAVPRVTVEEAKANGKGGEGR, encoded by the coding sequence ATGGACCTGCGCTTCGACGACCTGCCCTCCCGCGACCGCTACCGCCTGCTCACCGCCCTGGTGACCCCGCGGCCGATCGCGCTGGTGACCACGCGCTCGGGCGCCGGCACCGACAACGCCGCGCCGATCAGCTTCTTCCAGGTGCTGGCCGAGGAGCCGCCGATCGTCGCCTTGAGCTTCAACCTGCGCTCCGACGGGACTCTGAAGGACACCGCCCGCGCCATCGCCGATACCGGCGAGTTCGTGGTCAACCTCGTCGACGAGGGGCTGGTCACTGCGATGAACATCTGCGCCGCCGAGTTCCCGCCCGGCGAGAGCGAGATTCCGGCGGCGGGGCTGACGCTCCTCCCCTGCACCGGCGTGGCGCCGGGGCGGATCGCCGAGGCGCCGGCGAGCCTCGGCTGCCGCACCCACACGGTGCTCGACCTCTCGCCGGAGCGCCGGATCGTGCTCGGGCAGGTCGTGTCGCTGCACGCGCGGGACGACCTCTTCACCCCGGACGGTCGCCACCTGCGCGAGGGCGCCTTCCTGCCGGTGGGCCGGCTCTACGGCGACCTCTATGCCCGCACCGGGGACCGCTTCGCGGTGCCCCGGGTCACGGTCGAGGAGGCCAAGGCCAACGGCAAGGGAGGGGAGGGGCGTTAG
- a CDS encoding acetamidase/formamidase family protein, whose translation MPKHHEIPATPDTMVLGYFDAALPPVLTVESGDTVTLHSHPAGGRSSLHPDPARHPADYLDALDALSPGLGPHFVTGPVHVRGAMPGDVLQIDILDLTFRMDWGFVAILPLLGTLPDEFEDYETIHPDIDAARGVAILPWGTELPLDPFFGILATSPPPAWGKVTSPVPRRFGGNMDNKELKTGTTLYLPVFTEGAGFYAGDGHGVQGDGEVCITALETGLTGTFRLTVRKDLSFDWPFAETPTDLLSIGLHESLDEAMRQAVREMIRHVCARTRLTRNQAYMLCSLAGNLRITQTVDGNKGVHMLLPKSALPLS comes from the coding sequence TTGCCCAAGCATCACGAGATCCCCGCCACGCCCGACACGATGGTGCTGGGCTATTTCGACGCCGCCCTGCCGCCGGTGCTGACGGTGGAATCCGGCGACACCGTCACGCTGCATTCCCACCCGGCCGGCGGCCGGAGCTCGCTCCATCCCGACCCCGCCCGCCACCCGGCCGATTACCTCGACGCCCTCGACGCGCTCTCGCCGGGCTTAGGCCCGCACTTCGTGACCGGGCCGGTCCATGTCCGCGGCGCGATGCCGGGCGACGTGCTCCAGATCGACATCCTCGACCTGACATTCCGGATGGATTGGGGTTTCGTCGCGATCCTGCCGCTGCTCGGCACGCTTCCCGACGAGTTCGAGGATTACGAGACGATCCACCCGGACATCGACGCCGCGCGCGGCGTCGCGATCCTGCCCTGGGGCACGGAGCTGCCGCTCGATCCGTTCTTCGGCATCCTCGCGACGTCTCCGCCGCCGGCCTGGGGCAAGGTGACCTCGCCGGTGCCGCGCCGCTTCGGCGGCAACATGGACAACAAGGAATTGAAGACCGGCACCACCCTCTACCTGCCGGTCTTCACCGAGGGAGCGGGGTTCTATGCCGGCGACGGCCACGGCGTGCAGGGCGACGGCGAGGTCTGCATCACCGCGCTCGAGACCGGGCTCACCGGCACGTTCCGGCTGACGGTCCGCAAGGACCTGTCCTTCGACTGGCCCTTCGCCGAGACGCCGACCGACCTCCTTTCGATCGGCCTGCACGAGAGCCTGGACGAGGCGATGCGCCAGGCGGTCCGCGAGATGATCCGCCACGTCTGCGCCCGCACGCGCCTCACCCGCAACCAAGCCTACATGCTGTGCTCGCTGGCGGGCAACCTGCGCATCACCCAGACGGTGGACGGCAACAAGGGGGTGCACATGCTGCTGCCGAAAAGCGCGTTGCCGCTCTCATGA
- a CDS encoding 3-keto-5-aminohexanoate cleavage protein, whose amino-acid sequence MAETWIEAALNGPWGRERQPGIPITVDEVVADGLAAVAEGAAIVHVHAYDPGTGRQNDAWETYARIIEGIRAKADAIVYPTIPLAGSDYAASAAIRYAHTEELARRGLIEWTVCDPGSTTFLRHDEVSDEASGFLYQNPMADIRQGLRIARTHRIRPGYAIYEPGFTRLGAALAALEPRPPVPVYRFMFSDEFAWGFPPRPAYLDAHLALLAECAPGAPWMVAGLGVDILPLVPAAVARGGHVRVGLEDAPWGSARGNRAWVAAARRAIEAAGGTVAGAEAVRRDLAGRDLAERDLAGRDGAAARSPGPVPGGAREG is encoded by the coding sequence TTGGCGGAGACCTGGATCGAGGCGGCCCTGAACGGGCCGTGGGGGCGCGAGCGCCAGCCCGGCATCCCGATCACCGTCGACGAGGTGGTGGCCGACGGGCTCGCCGCGGTGGCGGAAGGGGCGGCGATCGTCCACGTCCACGCCTACGATCCCGGAACCGGGCGCCAGAACGATGCCTGGGAGACCTATGCCCGCATCATCGAGGGCATCCGGGCGAAGGCCGATGCGATCGTCTACCCGACGATTCCCCTCGCCGGCTCCGATTATGCCGCGAGCGCGGCGATCCGCTACGCCCATACCGAGGAGCTCGCCCGGCGCGGCCTGATCGAATGGACGGTGTGCGATCCGGGCTCGACCACCTTCCTGCGCCACGACGAGGTGTCGGACGAGGCGAGCGGCTTCCTCTACCAGAACCCGATGGCCGATATCCGCCAGGGCCTGCGCATCGCCCGCACCCACCGCATCCGGCCGGGCTACGCCATCTACGAACCGGGCTTCACGCGCCTCGGCGCCGCCCTCGCGGCGCTCGAGCCGCGCCCGCCGGTGCCGGTCTACCGCTTCATGTTCTCGGACGAGTTCGCCTGGGGCTTCCCGCCGCGGCCGGCCTACCTCGACGCCCATCTGGCGCTGCTCGCCGAATGCGCGCCGGGCGCGCCCTGGATGGTGGCGGGCCTCGGCGTCGACATCCTGCCGCTGGTGCCGGCGGCGGTCGCCCGCGGCGGCCATGTCCGGGTCGGGCTGGAGGACGCGCCGTGGGGGTCGGCGCGGGGCAACCGGGCCTGGGTCGCGGCGGCGCGGCGGGCGATCGAGGCGGCCGGCGGGACGGTGGCGGGGGCCGAGGCGGTGCGGCGGGATCTTGCAGGGCGGGATCTTGCAGAGCGGGATCTTGCAGGGCGGGATGGGGCGGCGGCGCGGTCGCCCGGCCCGGTGCCGGGCGGCGCGCGGGAAGGCTGA
- a CDS encoding EAL domain-containing protein produces the protein MVEGRILALECLARWTSPALGSVSPAIFIPTAERTGLITPITLVMLDKALAAMRAWPPSIRLSFNLSSNDITSQVAVLRIVALLTTSGVSPSRVIFELTETALLHDFGTARANIALIKATGAQIALDDFGTGYSSLSHIQNLPLNKLKIDRRFVVDIETNETSRMIVRSLVALCHGIGVDCIVEGVETEGQARALGSLGCSAVQGYLYARPVAVEGIPGLLDRFAPEEALSA, from the coding sequence ATGGTCGAGGGCCGCATCCTCGCCCTGGAGTGCCTGGCGCGCTGGACCAGCCCGGCCCTCGGCAGCGTGTCGCCCGCCATCTTCATCCCGACGGCGGAGCGGACCGGGCTGATCACGCCGATCACCCTCGTGATGCTGGACAAGGCGCTCGCCGCCATGCGGGCATGGCCGCCGTCGATCAGGCTGTCGTTCAACCTCTCGTCCAACGACATCACCAGCCAGGTCGCCGTCCTGCGCATCGTCGCGCTGCTGACGACGAGCGGCGTGTCCCCGTCCCGGGTGATCTTCGAGCTGACCGAGACGGCCCTGCTCCACGATTTCGGCACCGCCCGCGCGAACATCGCGCTGATCAAGGCGACCGGCGCGCAGATCGCCCTCGACGATTTCGGGACCGGCTATTCCAGCCTCAGCCACATCCAGAACCTGCCCCTCAACAAGCTCAAGATCGACCGCCGCTTCGTCGTCGACATCGAGACGAACGAGACGAGCCGGATGATCGTGCGTTCGCTCGTCGCGCTCTGCCACGGGATCGGCGTCGATTGCATCGTCGAGGGCGTCGAGACCGAGGGCCAGGCCCGCGCGCTCGGCAGCCTCGGCTGCAGCGCCGTCCAGGGCTACCTCTACGCGCGTCCCGTCGCCGTGGAGGGCATACCGGGCCTCCTCGATCGGTTCGCGCCGGAGGAGGCCTTGTCGGCCTGA
- a CDS encoding diguanylate cyclase domain-containing protein, which yields MIFERRATPDLVLPRYDAFVTMMPLLYGFLAAVMLAVMVVFRGREPLLASFFLPAFLMATACMRGVWWHRRRNEPVTIALAQTRLNQALAMLVAGSLLAGVMVWSLFSVASPEERRFLTTAYVLTSLVGLCCFSHLRYMAVLCVVLILLPAAVQEVSAGTEPAILSGLILLFTVAGMARFLIVSYDQFTLLVRSKMEIQQLHEQNVRLLSVDMVTGIPNRRYFFDALSAALSASEGTGTVSVGVVDLDGFKPINDSYGHRVGDAVLREVARRLSEALPEVRGMSRIGGDEFAFFVENATGSPDLMRIGQALIEATQRPLVVGDLTLSVSCSIGFATYPDAAREADILFEFADFALYHAKRAGRSRSEIFSAEHRALMSAEDSIEQALRGPTWRPSSRPCSSPWSTWSRAASSPWSAWRAGPARPSAACRPPSSSRRRSGPG from the coding sequence ATGATTTTCGAGCGTCGCGCCACCCCCGATCTGGTGCTCCCGCGATACGACGCCTTCGTCACGATGATGCCGCTGCTCTACGGTTTCCTGGCCGCGGTGATGCTCGCCGTCATGGTCGTGTTCCGCGGACGGGAGCCGCTTCTCGCCTCCTTCTTCCTGCCGGCCTTCCTGATGGCGACGGCCTGCATGCGGGGCGTGTGGTGGCATCGCCGCCGCAACGAGCCGGTCACGATCGCGCTGGCGCAGACGCGCCTGAACCAGGCCCTCGCGATGCTCGTCGCCGGATCCCTCCTGGCGGGCGTGATGGTCTGGAGCCTGTTCTCCGTCGCGAGCCCGGAGGAGAGGCGGTTCCTGACCACGGCCTACGTCCTGACCAGCCTGGTCGGCCTGTGCTGCTTCAGCCACCTGCGCTACATGGCCGTCCTGTGCGTCGTCCTGATCCTGCTCCCGGCGGCCGTGCAGGAAGTCTCGGCCGGGACGGAGCCCGCGATCCTGTCGGGACTCATCCTGCTGTTCACCGTCGCCGGCATGGCGCGGTTCCTGATCGTCTCCTACGACCAGTTCACGCTGCTCGTGCGGTCGAAGATGGAGATTCAGCAGCTTCACGAGCAGAACGTCCGCCTGTTGAGCGTCGACATGGTCACGGGCATCCCCAACCGCCGGTACTTTTTCGATGCTCTGTCGGCGGCCCTGTCGGCGAGCGAGGGCACGGGCACGGTCTCGGTCGGCGTCGTCGATCTCGACGGGTTCAAGCCGATCAACGATTCCTACGGGCACCGGGTGGGTGATGCCGTGCTGCGGGAGGTGGCGCGGCGGCTGTCGGAGGCCCTGCCGGAGGTGAGGGGCATGTCGCGGATCGGCGGCGACGAATTCGCCTTCTTCGTCGAGAACGCGACGGGCTCGCCCGACCTGATGCGGATCGGCCAGGCGCTCATCGAGGCGACGCAGCGTCCGCTGGTGGTCGGGGACCTGACCCTGTCGGTCAGCTGCTCGATCGGGTTCGCCACCTACCCGGACGCCGCCCGCGAGGCGGACATCCTGTTCGAGTTCGCCGATTTCGCGCTCTACCACGCCAAGCGGGCGGGCCGCTCCCGCTCGGAGATCTTCTCCGCCGAGCACCGGGCGCTGATGAGCGCCGAGGATTCGATCGAGCAGGCGCTGCGGGGGCCGACCTGGAGACCGAGCTCACGGCCGTGTTCCAGCCCGTGGTCGACATGGTCGAGGGCCGCATCCTCGCCCTGGAGTGCCTGGCGCGCTGGACCAGCCCGGCCCTCGGCAGCGTGTCGCCCGCCATCTTCATCCCGACGGCGGAGCGGACCGGGCTGA